In Eublepharis macularius isolate TG4126 chromosome 4, MPM_Emac_v1.0, whole genome shotgun sequence, the following are encoded in one genomic region:
- the ECI1 gene encoding enoyl-CoA delta isomerase 1, mitochondrial: MAAKVASPCRAWRLHLCSGPAWTLAQPGRAAAPAPRRLFSNGNVLVELEESTGVAVMKLKNPPVNSLTLELLTEFSISLEKLENDKACRGVILTSALPKIFSAGLDITEMHGRSTEHYAEFWKAVQEMWLKLYKSNMVTLAAINGSSPAGGCLMAMSCDYRIMVENPKYSIGLNETQLGIIAPFWFKDTMINTIGHRATERSLQLGLLYPAPEALKVGLVDKLVPEENIQSVAAQVMAEWLAAPDHARQITKSMMRKPVVERLLKHRDSDIQNFVSFISRDSIQKSLQMYIEMLKRRKA; this comes from the exons ATGGCGGCCAAGGTAGCGTCGCCCTGCCGGGCTTGGCGACTGCACCTCTGCTCAG GTCCCGCCTGGACTCTGGCCCAGCCCGGGCGAGCAGCGGCGCCTGCCCCGAGGCGCCTCTTCAGCAACGGCAACGTCCTGGTGGAGCTGGAGGAGAGCACAG GGGTTGCAGTGATGAAGCTGAAGAATCCTCCCGTCAACAGCCTCACCTTGGAGCTGCTAACGGAGTTTTCCATAAGCCTGGAGAAGCTGGAGAATGACAAGGCCTGCCGAGGGGTCATCCTAACCTCG GCCCTCCCCAAAATCTTCTCAGCAGGGCTGGACATTACCGAAATGCATGGCAGAAGCACAGAGCACTACGCTGAGTTCTGGAAGGCTGTGCAGGAGATGTGGTTGAAACTGTACAAGTCCAATATGGTCACTCTTGCGGCAATCAAT GGTTCCAGCCCTGCTGGTGGCTGCCTTATGGCTATGTCGTGTGATTATAGGATCATGGTGGAGAATCCCAAATACAGCATTGGACTGAATGAGACACAGCTGGGTATCATTGCCCCTTTCTG GTTTAAAGACACAATGATCAACACCATCGGCCACAGGGCCACGGAGCGATCCCTCCAGCTCGGGCTCCTGTATCCTGCGCCTGAAGCCCTCAAGGTTGGCCTGGTGGATAAGTTAGTGCCTGAAGAGAACATCCAGAGCGTGGCTGCTCAAGTGATGGCTGAGTGGTTGGCCGCTCCAG ACCACGCCCGCCAGATCACTAAGTCTATGATGCGGAAGCCAGTGGTGGAGCGCCTGCTAAAGCATCGGGACTCTGACATCCAGAACTTCGTCAGTTTCATCTCCAGAGACTCCATTCAGAAGTCCCTCCAGATGTACATTGAGATGCTAAAGCGGAGGAAAGCCTAA
- the DNASE1L2 gene encoding deoxyribonuclease-1-like 2, giving the protein MKLGLLIPCLAALLRGTRPLRICAFNIQTFGDNKADNEAIAKVIVKILARYDIALVQEVRDSDLSAVTTLMEQLNRVSKHSYEYVISDPLGREKYKEMYLFIYRTKSVSPVAQYQYPNKDNAFSRAPFIVKFSVPDSQEKQLILVPLHTPPSEAVAEIDALYDVYLQVIDKWGTDNMMFLGDFNADCSYVGKKDWDSIRLRTSEVFKWLISDSVDTTVGQSDCAYDRIVVSGSKLRNWIEPKSTKVFDFQKAFKLSQEEALAVSDHFPVEVTLTSH; this is encoded by the exons ATGAAGTTGGGGTTGCTCATCCCTTGCCTAGCTGCCCTGCTGCGAGGAACCCGCCCCTTGCGGATCTGCGCTTTCAACATCCAGACTTTTGGCGACAACAAAGCGGACAATGAGGCCATTGCAAAGGTTATTGTAAAG ATCTTGGCCCGCTATGACATCGCCCTGGTGCAAGAGGTGCGTGACTCTGATCTCAGCGCAGTCACTACCTTGATGGAGCAGCTCAACAG GGTCTCCAAGCACTCCTATGAATATGTAATCAGCGATCCGCTAGGTCGGGAGAAATACAAAGAGATGTACCTCTTCATCTACAG GACAAAGAGTGTCTCTCCAGTGGCCCAGTACCAGTATCCCAACAAGGACAACGCTTTCAGCAGAGCCCCTTTCATCGTGAAGTTCTCTGTTCCTGACTCAC AGGAAAAGCAGCTCATCCTGGTGCCCCTTCACACCCCTCCGAGTGAGGCCGTGGCGGAAATAGATGCCCTCTACGACGTTTACTTGCAGGTCATTGACAAGTGGGGGACAGAT AACATGATGTTCCTCGGGGACTTCAATGCTGACTGCAGTTATGTGGGGAAGAAAGACTGGGATTCCATCCGCCTGCGCACCAGCGAAGTCTTCAAGTGGCTCATCTCAGACTCCGTAGACACCACCGTGGGCCAATCAGACTGTGCCTACGACAG GATTGTTGTGAGTGGCTCAAAGCTGAGGAACTGGATTGAACCAAAGTCCACTAAAGTGTTTGACTTCCAGAAGGCCTTCAAGCTGAGCCAAGAAGAG GCTCTAGCAGTCAGCGACCATTTCCCAGTGGAAGTGACATTGACGTCTCACTGA